A region of Reichenbachiella carrageenanivorans DNA encodes the following proteins:
- a CDS encoding C1 family peptidase — translation MRHLFTLAALALSLSIHAQDTYEFSTTVDLASTPIISQGQTGTCWSFSASSFIESEIIRKTGKTIDLSEMYTVRQTYMDKAENYIMRQGKANFSEGGLAHDVLNSIKANGLVPQDAYNGLDAGSSYHNHKEMVAILESMLTTYVENPNKKLSKKWRATINAVLDIYIGATPETFTFEGKTYTPQSFSKMTSINPDDYVSLTSFTHEPFYSSFILNIPDNFSNGSFYNLPLDELIQTLKHSLANGYSVELDCDVSEPTFSAKHGLAVIPADQRNNQVALDAIYPELDVTQQYRQDEFENYTTTDDHLMHITGMLKDQKGNTYYKVKNSWGNNSNYISNDGYINMSESYMRLKTISITLHKDAIPKNITKKLAIK, via the coding sequence ATGCGACATCTATTCACTCTTGCAGCTTTAGCATTGTCTTTGAGCATACATGCTCAAGATACCTACGAATTTTCCACAACGGTTGACCTAGCGTCTACTCCCATCATCAGTCAAGGTCAAACGGGTACTTGCTGGAGCTTTTCTGCATCTTCTTTTATAGAATCTGAAATCATCCGAAAAACAGGCAAAACCATTGACTTGTCAGAGATGTATACCGTTCGTCAAACCTACATGGACAAGGCTGAAAACTACATCATGCGACAAGGTAAAGCCAACTTTAGCGAAGGAGGTCTGGCACATGATGTACTCAATTCCATCAAAGCCAATGGACTCGTGCCACAAGACGCCTACAATGGCTTAGACGCTGGCAGCAGCTATCATAACCATAAAGAAATGGTAGCCATACTCGAGTCCATGCTGACCACTTACGTAGAAAACCCTAACAAAAAACTAAGTAAAAAATGGAGGGCCACCATAAATGCCGTGCTCGACATATATATCGGTGCGACTCCAGAGACTTTCACCTTTGAAGGAAAAACGTATACCCCTCAGTCATTTTCAAAGATGACAAGCATCAATCCTGATGATTACGTATCGCTCACCTCATTTACTCATGAGCCGTTTTATTCCAGTTTCATTCTTAATATCCCCGACAATTTTAGCAACGGCAGCTTTTACAACTTGCCTTTAGATGAGCTGATTCAAACCCTCAAGCACTCTTTAGCCAATGGCTATTCGGTAGAGCTTGATTGTGACGTGAGTGAGCCGACCTTTTCTGCCAAACATGGTCTTGCTGTAATTCCAGCAGACCAAAGAAACAACCAAGTTGCATTAGACGCAATCTATCCAGAGCTAGACGTGACTCAGCAGTACCGACAAGATGAATTCGAAAACTACACCACCACAGACGATCACCTGATGCACATCACAGGCATGCTCAAAGATCAGAAAGGCAACACCTACTACAAGGTAAAAAACAGCTGGGGCAACAATTCAAACTACATATCCAACGACGGGTACATCAACATGAGTGAATCATACATGCGCTTGAAAACAATAAGTATCACTCTCCACAAAGACGCCATTCCTAAAAACATAACAAAGAAACTAGCGATAAAATAA